The Chionomys nivalis chromosome 1, mChiNiv1.1, whole genome shotgun sequence sequence AGTGTGTCATTGAGGGAGCTGAAGGTGAGGATGACCTCCGAGAGTtctccctgcagggcctggagGGCTGAGCCCGAGCTGCCCCCAAACACGCTGAAGCCATCCAGAGGCCCGCGGCTTGGTCCTCCAACAGCTGGGCCAGTTCCAGGGCCCCGCGGAGGTAAGAGTGGACAGGAGCAACATTCCACGCCATCCCGAAGGCGGCCCAGCTCCTCCTGGACACCGCCACAGGCCCCACAGCCCTCGTCCCCGCGGGCTTGCAGCAGGCCCTCTAGTTGGCTTAGCCGGGCTGCTGTAAGATTGAGGCGCAGCAGGAGCTCTgctgctgtctcctcctgtgCGTCCATGCGCTCCTGCAGGCGGCCCACAATCCCTTGCAGTCCCTCCAACATGGCCTGCTGGGCCTCCCCTGCTGCTCCAACTTTGTGCAAGTCTGAGCCCAGCAGCCGTAGCTGGCCCTCGCCATCCAGCACCCTGCGCTCCAAGGCACTGAGGGTCTCACTGACCCGAGAATCCTGTTCCCCAGAGCCCCTAGAGCAGAGCTGTCCGCAAGCCTGCACAGCCCCTGGCACCTGCTCTTCCAGCAGATCCAGGcggccacccagctccctgctcaCATTGGCCATGAGCACCTCCAGCTTTTCTAGACGTCCTAAAGCATCAGGCAACCAGTGGCCCAGCCTCCCTGATCTCCCAGGCCAgtccttctcttgctcctctgaGGGACCAAGGGTAGAGTTGAACCGGTCTTCCAGGCGGGAAAGGCGGGAGGCCAAGCTGGTGTAGCCCGGGGGGTAGCCCCCCTGCCCAGCTGCTCCTCCCAGCTCAGAACCTCGGTGCCCACTGAGCACTGTCACTGAGCcggccaccacatccagcctccGCTCCAGCTCTGACAGTTGCTGGCCCAGCTCTGGGGGACAGCATTCCTGAGGGGGTCTCCTGGCCATGGCAGGTCCCAGGTGCTGCTGCTGACGCTCCTCCATGGAGGACAGTAGCTTCTCCAGTGTGCGCAGCCGCTCCCTATCCTCTTGCTGCTGCTGGCGGAAGCCATCCAGCCCTGCCAGGCACACGGAGCAAGACTCCTGCAGCTGCCGGTCCAGCTGCCGCAACACCTCCTCACTAAGGCCAGAAGGGACTGGGACAGGGGCTGGGGACCTGCCGCCTTCACCGGTGCCTCCGTTATGATGGTTGTTGAGGTGGCCCAGCTCCTGGTCATGGGTGGAGACGCGGTTGTCAAGAAGCTGCAGCTGATGCTGAATCTCATTGAGGGTTTCATGCACACCCGGACGGGCAGCCGCATCTGCCAGCTGCTGCCTCCCATTAAAGGCCGTCTCCACAGCCCTCTGTACGTCTTCTGCCAGGCGCCCGTTTATTCCCTGCAGAACACCTCGAAGGCCTTGCAACTCTTTGGTCATGCTCTGCACCTGCTGCTCCAGCTGCTGCACTTTCTCTGATTCCCCAGGACCTGAAGACAGAGGACAGCAGATGACTGAGGGCCCAGGCCCTGCTCCCCCAACTCCAGCAAGAGTCAGGGGCTCTCCTTTGCACGATTtgggcaagagaaaaaaaaaagaaaggaaacactgtcCACCGAATGCCTTGAGCCCAGTTTTAAATCACAGCTCTTAAAACTTCTACTAGGCAGATACTCTTACCATTTGATGACATGGGAAGCCAAGAACCAGAGGAATTAGGCTGGTAGTCCCAGCAAGAGTCAGAGGCATTCCTTGGATGGTTTGGGCAAGAGAAAAAAGTTTGACAAGGGGGCCGTGTCAAATTTCAAATCCAGACCATCTGGCCACCAAACCTACCCACATCGTTTCCACTTGTCCTTAAGACCTCTTGACTTCTTGGAAACTGTTTCCTTATCTGGGAAATGAGAATGACACCATGTGTCCTCCCTCTTAGGGCTGTCAAACAGTACAAAACGGGAAGGCGAAGTACTTCACATGCCACTGTAGCAATGACAGGGCATTTCCCTATAGCATCTCAGGGACAAACAAGAAGCCTTTGCAGCAAGCCTGCCAGGGTGCTGACTGGCTAGCCAGTCAGCCAGAAGTTCCTGTTTCCATAATTATAGTTCAGTTATCTCTTTGGCAGGAAAAGAGCGTGCATCCGGTGTGCCTGTCCTAGCACATACACataggaaagaaaaatgcaaCAGGGACTATTGCATTCTGGGACCTGCAGTCTCCAGGGGCCAGAAAGGGACCTGGGACCTGTAGTCAGGTGCAATGCATGCTAGGATTTGTAGTCTTAACTGTCTTCAATGGGGACAGACAGAGCTTCTCAAAGGAATTCCCCCGCTTCTCCCATAGCCTTTCCCGACTAGGAAGGACCTTGGCCGCATGAGGGCGTATGTGAGCAAATCCTCTTTATGCCTTCTTATTCAGCTCTAGGTTTTCAGGTCTTTCAATCAATCTACCCCCACTCCTGGCCCCCCACCACACAACACACTCAACCCTCGCAGGCATAAACACACGCAGAATCTCAGGGACGTCATTACCTCCTTTCTGTCCACCTCCCTCCAAGTTGGAGCACAGCGGGGCCCCACATTTTACCACCCGGGGTCTCCCCATCCCTAGTAACCTGGGGACTCACCTTCTCCCCCTAGCCCACTGAGGTGGCTGCCTGCACTGGAGCCAGATAGGTTGGGGCGCCCAGGCCTGGGCCGGGGGTGTGGCGTGGCGGGTGCAGGGCCCAGAGCAGAAGAAGGACCCTCTCCGCAGTCATCGCCCCCATACCCCTGACAGCACCTCCACTCCATGTCTGTCACTGTCTTGTAGGCCACCCGGTAGCGAGGGCGAAGGAAGCTCCGGTACCTGGCCAGAGGAGAGGGAGACTTTGTATTCTCTTGGTTCTGCCAGGTTGTCTCCCTCTCTGGCCAGTACATGTGTGGCCTTGCTCACTTGACAGATATCAGATTTTTAGCCCAGGGCTAAATCCCggctcttcctccccttcccctgtgCTAGAACCCTGAGCTCCTGGGTATGAGGCTGGCCTGACCAACAGGCCTAAGGACTGGAGACAAGGGAAGTATGATTGGAGCAGCTCCCCAACTAAGCCAGGACCCTAATCTTTTCTCAAAAAGTCTTGTCCTGCCCCCTACTCCCTGCTTTGCACAGTAGCCACCAGCTGTCTGCCCTTGCCCAGCTCCCACTAAGTATCCAATGTGTTGAGGGGGGCTCACATGATGCTTCGGGGACACTGGGGCTGGCCCCAGCCACAGGGCTGATAGTCTGGCTTGACGATGGTCTCCACTCCATCCTCAAGGACGCAGCTCACTGTCCGAGTCACCACGTAGGCACACCAGTTCCTGTAGGTACAACCCTACCTGGGCCAAAGGACCAAAGACACAAGCCCCAGCGGGCCCAGAGACTGAAGGAGGGTCAAAAGATGAAGGGGTCTTGAGGACCAGTGAAAGGTAGGGGGTTTGCAAGGGCAGCCCCGTCCCACTTCTTAGTCATCATAGTAGATAaagacttttcaagacagggaggACGGAAGAAAAAATAGACACAAAGGGAGGTCAGGTCTCATGACTGTGGGGTCCTGGGCACCCTGGAGTTCACGCTCCCTTGTGCCCTTCCTTGGGCCTGTCTCAAGTCCCAGCTGTGTAAGCCAACCACCGGGGATACTGGAGATAATTCCCTGCGCGTGGTGCTTCCACCCAG is a genomic window containing:
- the Emilin1 gene encoding EMILIN-1 isoform X1 encodes the protein MAPSTLWSCYLCYLLTVATEAASYPPRGYSLYTGGSSALSPGGPQAQNSPRPTSRHRNWCAYVVTRTVSCVLEDGVETIVKPDYQPCGWGQPQCPRSIMYRSFLRPRYRVAYKTVTDMEWRCCQGYGGDDCGEGPSSALGPAPATPHPRPRPGRPNLSGSSAGSHLSGLGGEGPGESEKVQQLEQQVQSMTKELQGLRGVLQGINGRLAEDVQRAVETAFNGRQQLADAAARPGVHETLNEIQHQLQLLDNRVSTHDQELGHLNNHHNGGTGEGGRSPAPVPVPSGLSEEVLRQLDRQLQESCSVCLAGLDGFRQQQQEDRERLRTLEKLLSSMEERQQQHLGPAMARRPPQECCPPELGQQLSELERRLDVVAGSVTVLSGHRGSELGGAAGQGGYPPGYTSLASRLSRLEDRFNSTLGPSEEQEKDWPGRSGRLGHWLPDALGRLEKLEVLMANVSRELGGRLDLLEEQVPGAVQACGQLCSRGSGEQDSRVSETLSALERRVLDGEGQLRLLGSDLHKVGAAGEAQQAMLEGLQGIVGRLQERMDAQEETAAELLLRLNLTAARLSQLEGLLQARGDEGCGACGGVQEELGRLRDGVECCSCPLLPPRGPGTGPAVGGPSRGPLDGFSVFGGSSGSALQALQGELSEVILTFSSLNDTLHELQTTVEGQGADLADLGATKDSIISEINRLQQEATEHVTESEERFRSLEEGQAQAGQCPSLEGRLGRLEGVCERLDTVAGGLQGLREGLSRHVAGLWAALRESNSTSVTHAALLEKLLGGQASLGRRLGALNSSLLLLEDRLQQFSLKDFTGPSGEAGPPGPPGLQGPPGPAGPPGPPGKDGQKGPIGPPGPQGEQGVEGAPAAPVPRVAFSAALSLPRSEPGTVPFDRVLLNDGGYYDPETGVFTAPLSGRYLLSAVLTGHRHEKVEAVLSRSNLGVARIDSGGYEPEGLENKPVAESQPSPGALGVFSLILPLQVGDTVCIDLVMGQLAHSEEPLTIFSGALLYEDTELEQE
- the Emilin1 gene encoding EMILIN-1 isoform X2; the encoded protein is MTKELQGLRGVLQGINGRLAEDVQRAVETAFNGRQQLADAAARPGVHETLNEIQHQLQLLDNRVSTHDQELGHLNNHHNGGTGEGGRSPAPVPVPSGLSEEVLRQLDRQLQESCSVCLAGLDGFRQQQQEDRERLRTLEKLLSSMEERQQQHLGPAMARRPPQECCPPELGQQLSELERRLDVVAGSVTVLSGHRGSELGGAAGQGGYPPGYTSLASRLSRLEDRFNSTLGPSEEQEKDWPGRSGRLGHWLPDALGRLEKLEVLMANVSRELGGRLDLLEEQVPGAVQACGQLCSRGSGEQDSRVSETLSALERRVLDGEGQLRLLGSDLHKVGAAGEAQQAMLEGLQGIVGRLQERMDAQEETAAELLLRLNLTAARLSQLEGLLQARGDEGCGACGGVQEELGRLRDGVECCSCPLLPPRGPGTGPAVGGPSRGPLDGFSVFGGSSGSALQALQGELSEVILTFSSLNDTLHELQTTVEGQGADLADLGATKDSIISEINRLQQEATEHVTESEERFRSLEEGQAQAGQCPSLEGRLGRLEGVCERLDTVAGGLQGLREGLSRHVAGLWAALRESNSTSVTHAALLEKLLGGQASLGRRLGALNSSLLLLEDRLQQFSLKDFTGPSGEAGPPGPPGLQGPPGPAGPPGPPGKDGQKGPIGPPGPQGEQGVEGAPAAPVPRVAFSAALSLPRSEPGTVPFDRVLLNDGGYYDPETGVFTAPLSGRYLLSAVLTGHRHEKVEAVLSRSNLGVARIDSGGYEPEGLENKPVAESQPSPGALGVFSLILPLQVGDTVCIDLVMGQLAHSEEPLTIFSGALLYEDTELEQE